From the Anopheles coustani chromosome X, idAnoCousDA_361_x.2, whole genome shotgun sequence genome, one window contains:
- the LOC131268894 gene encoding uncharacterized protein LOC131268894 — protein sequence MHSNVVPYTIRSMEIIRQKLSNLSDTIRDGLLLCKAVGYYASLLLFTLGFTLWFDFRPFGMICAAYLGIFWCCHCATLQLQKSARLDQEIAKLEEKLANLRASSPIKLCIWLTCVAFTIIASFHFLPWWFILATVLAVAFFIKWKYEIKIVMNHESGTNQETQLELDVKDFLPEINEINQSLLKEVDEQCDDVLAGTIGAPDGRKVKNAAEQDEEMYLNMLIPEATSNDFESAEHSGSSSDEMFCPERVGKSSSLERSTKTKVPDVGSTVREKHIEFKVSHFNANSSSDSDDNISRGLCFSNDDDNADGDTRQNDARYDILSASSLAGNVLVKNAYKHIVDAAAYQLHQTKLQQEGAVSSFEPQNLTLASIGNTIRSMRLSTFAVQKNDDSTDEDVDSDFEILNSEELNNL from the exons ATGCATTCGAACGTGGTTCCATACACAATCCGCAG TATGGAAATCATACGACAAAAACTATCCAATTTGTCCGATACTATTCGAGATGGGTTGCTGTTGTGCAAAGCTGTAGGCTACTACGCATCATTACTACTATTTACTTTGGGTTTTACGCTGTG GTTTGATTTTCGTCCCTTTGGCATGATTTGTGCTGCATATCTTGGAATATTTTGGTGCTGTCATTGTGCCACCCTCCAGTTACAGAAATCGGCGCGGCTTGATCAAGAAATTGCTAAACTAGAAGAAAAGCTTGCGAATCTGCGCGCTAGCAGTCCCATCAAGTTGTGCATATGGCTCACTTGTGTCGCATTTACCATCATCGCTTCGTTCCACTTTCTTCCATGGTGGTTTATACTAGCAACTGTGTTGGCGGTAgcatttttcatcaaatgGAAGTACGAGATAAAAATTGTAATGAATCATGAATCAG gTACAAACCAAGAAACTCAGCTGGAGCTGGATGTAAAAGATTTTCTAccggaaataaatgaaatcaacCAAAGTTTGTTGAAAGAGGTTGACGAGCAGTGCGACGACGTTCTCGCTGGCACAATCGGTGCTCCAGATggtagaaaagtaaaaaatgcaGCCGAGCAGGACGAGGAGATGTACTTAAACATGCTGATACCAGAAGCTACCAGCAACGATTTCGAATCGGCTGAACACAGTGGATCAAGCAGTGATGAAATGTTTTGTCCAGAGAGGGTCGGCAAAAGTTCATCGTTAGAAAGAAGTACCAAAACCAAGGTACCGGATGTTGGAAGTACGGTACGCGAGAAACACATTGAGTTTAAAGTAAGCCATTTCAACGCCAATAGTTCGTCCGATTCCGATGACAACATATCGCGTGGGCTATGCTTCAGCAATGACGACGATAATGCAGATGGTGACACCAGGCAAAACGATGCCCGCTATGACATTTTGAGTGCTAGTAGTTTGGCAGGGAATGTTCTTGTAAAGAACGCCTACAAACACATAGTAGACGCCGCTGCGTACCAACTACATCAAACGAAACTACAGCAGGAAGGCGCAGTTTCAAGCTTTGAACCTCAAAATCTTACACTTGCTTCCATCGGCAACACTATACGATCGATGCGGTTGTCCACTTTTGCGGTGCAAAAAAATGACGATTCAACCGACGAAGATGTAGATAgtgattttgaaattttgaattCAGAAGAGTTGAACAATTTGTGA
- the LOC131269631 gene encoding dnaJ homolog subfamily C member 25 homolog produces MTTAVHRSRWIIFILGLCTIQSNGHYLDQFYCGQDNCYELLGVTRESTKQEIAKNYRQLARKYHPDVHHGVEQKQVAEELFKKIATAYEVLKDEESRNDYNYMLDNPQEYYSHFYRYYRRKTKIDVRLVVVVTISIISCIQYISRWQRYDTAIKYFMSLPKYRNKALEMINQSQSNGSTSGGKRIKLSKAEQKKEHDEQIRKVIENNMDIQGAYAKPEIKDILWIQLFLLPYTIGRYCCWAGRWIWKFTILKQPYGREEQLYIIRRNMKLTSVQFDAIETETVDMFLKQELWITSNFERWKTEQENEKKKQMADNPRYKAYRRYMKNHGPGRLTFEE; encoded by the coding sequence ATGACGACGGCAGTACACCGTTCTCGTTGGATTATATTCATTTTAGGATTATGTACTATTCAGAGCAATGGACATTACCTAGATCAGTTTTATTGCGGCCAGGATAACTGCTACGAGCTGCTGGGAGTGACGCGGGAAAGTACCAAGCAAGAAATTGCCAAAAACTATCGCCAGCTAGCACGGAAGTACCACCCGGATGTACATCATGGAGTTGAGCAGAAGCAGGTTGCCGAGGAATTGTTTAAGAAAATAGCCACGGCGTACGAAGTGCTGAAGGATGAAGAATCCCGCAACGACTACAACTACATGCTGGACAACCCGCAGGAGTACTACTCGCATTTCTACCGATATTATCGTAGGAAAACAAAGATCGACGTGAGGCTGGTGGTTGTGGTGACTATCAGCATCATTTCCTGCATACAATACATATCCCGGTGGCAACGGTACGACACGGCAATCAAATACTTCATGTCTCTACCGAAGTATCGTAACAAAGCTCTGGAAATGATAAACCAATCGCAAAGTAACGGCTCTACCAGCGGTGGAAAACGCATTAAACTGTCTAAGGCTGAGCAAAAGAAGGAGCACGACGAGCAAATTCGCAAGGTGATCGAAAACAACATGGACATTCAAGGAGCTTACGCAAAGCCAGAAATTAAGGACATTCTGTGGATACAACTGTTTCTCCTACCATACACTATCGGTCGCTATTGCTGTTGGGCGGGGCGATGGATCTGGAAGTTCACCATTCTAAAGCAGCCCTACGGCCGTGAAGAGCAGTTATACATCATTAGGAGGAACATGAAGCTGACTTCGGTACAATTTGATGCAATCGAAACGGAAACTGTGgacatgtttttgaaacagGAGCTATGGATAACATCCAACTTTGAGCGATGGAAAACTGagcaggaaaatgaaaagaaaaaacagatGGCAGACAATCCCCGTTACAAAGCTTATCGTAGATATATGAAGAACCATGGGCCAGGGCGACTGACTTTTGAGGAATGA
- the LOC131269638 gene encoding caspase-like gives MSIPDVVDIIKNVDKELVDRESVMERPGDVGDALGTRKAHEPFDPRLCARMPVDRYAADYNMKHKRRGLALIFNHENFDVPQLKMRAGTNVDCENLTATLKGLDFDVHVYKDLKLRDLQKEIERASQMDHSDADCILITILSHGELGYLYAKDCQYKLDVIWSYFTANHCPSLAGKPKLFFIQACQGDQLDGGMLLSPKDRTETDSSSSMTFKIPTHADFLIAYSTIPGFYSWRNTQKGSWFMQSLCQELNSHGRKYDILTLLTFVAQRVAYDFESNTPDIPMMHQQKQIPCITTMLTRLLRFEEKKAF, from the exons atGAGTATTCCGGATGTGGTTGATATCATAAAGAATGTTGACAAAGAACTTGTTGATCGTGAAAGTGTTATGGAACGACCTGGTGATGTCGGCGATGCGCTGGGGACGCGCAAAGCGCA cgAACCGTTCGATCCACGGCTTTGTGCACGAATGCCCGTTGACCGTTATGCTGCCGACTACAATATGAAACATAAACGTCGTGGGCTGGCTTTGATTTTCAATCATGAAAACTTCGATGTGCCGCAGCTGAAGATGCGAGCAGGAACAAACGTAGACTGCGAAAATCTGACTGCAACATTAAAGGGATTAGACTTCGACGTGCACGTATACAAGGACCTAAAGCTTCGCGACCTACAGAAGGAAATCGAGCGAG CCTCCCAGATGGACCACAGCGATGCGGACTGCATTCTCATAACAATTTTGTCCCACGGGGAGCTGGGCTACCTGTATGCCAAGGATTGCCAGTACAAACTTGATGTCATATGGTCTTATTTCACGGCAAACCACTGTCCGTCTTTGGCCGGGAAGCCCAAGCTGTTCTTCATACAGGCGTGCCAGGGCGACCAGCTTGACGGGGGTATGCTGTTGTCTCCCAAGGATCGAACAGAAACGGATAGCTCCTCGTCCATGACATTCAAGATACCGACGCATGCGGATTTCCTTATCGCGTACTCGACTATTCCGGGCTTCTACTCGTGGCGCAACACCCAGAAGGGCTCTTGGTTCATGCAATCGCTTTGCCAAGAACTCAATTCGCATGGCCGAAAGTACGATATCCTCACACTATTGACGTTTGTCGCCCAACGTGTCGCATACGATTTCGAATCAAACACGCCGGATATCCCGATGATGCACCAGCAAAAACAGATACCGTGCATCACGACCATGTTGACCCGTTTGCTACGATTCGAGGAGAAAAAAGCATTTTGA
- the LOC131269549 gene encoding calpain-D, which yields MGTIASVLQWYCIQCNYLNPTESVRCLRCRVFRKVNNVDIINHQILSTNDNIPVSSSCVRMKDVNRKLVSNDCLFRVKDSLALAHKNINRKKIERSFVHSLPERCCWNRKRHHSQPSINRKWNCHRCRAYNRSVSWHCINCEALSVIAPVYKETIKKSLTHVICRNEHHGANCGHEKYIPFASVSIKAYRSMDHVGSARCSFCIYNQFSFESDTTQKCCCCGESQLSHCMKANYVNLERERGTFSGTTTITKRTGGLIVVPSTTPQLIDNSTTNVRLKANTKTKMAIQSAPEPIYAVINKEAKRKTKLASDAVNNNSTASNITQPFTSKDAVRSEDINNSAIIRCKNGKPEDIEETGISNAGNEKVAAKCKYNKQLSNYKYNLDKAANFDGDSRDIFTVMDEYSTHQNSTIRELDNIPAIVKVPIASFEQDLDDEWCTKPSQLTDEQEWTCRKCTLVNSSGSLACIACGGSKLRSICNVEEMTLKKGEFWTCVKCTLKNSIVQHDCSACKSARPILKAANGQVNESLATNRLILGQCDGPSNSSRSSSAPHPLASSIDSGAIPKQMPVAGGNGGGGIMISGNVASTSGGSAVVVALKPTSVMQVSIPKRTWQCPACTFENSLACVVCDICSSHRHIDTGGFMWHQQQQKQKNSRLEENQRQLDDLEALNRWKSIIEYCVENGQAFVDDSFPPATKSLYYQPASNNEINPVAQWRRPHDIFCEGGHQATPPWAVFRTPLPSDICQGVLGNCWLLSALAVLAEREDLVKEVLLTKEICPQGAYQVKLCKDGRWTTVLVDDLLPCDKRGHLVYSQAKRKQLWVPLIEKAVAKIHGCYEALVSGRAIEGLATLTGAPCESIPLQASSLPIPSEDDLDRDLIWAQLLSSRLVKFLMGASCGGGNMKVDEDEYQRKGLRPRHAYSVLDVRDIKGHRLLKLRNPWGHFSWQGDWSDDSELWTDELRDSLMPHGGSEGVFWISFEDVLRYFDCIDICKVRSEWNEVRLFGTLQPLRALSCVLITVLEPTEAEFTLFQEGQRNSEKSQRSQLDLCVVLFRTRNPANPEVGRLVEHSKRQVRGFVGCHKMLETDLYMLVCLAFNHWHTGIDDFMQYPQCVLAIHSSKRLLVEQITPPPFLLADAIISLTLAKGQRHEGREGMTAYYLTKGWAGLVVMVENRHENKWIHVKCDCQESYNVVSTRGELKTVDSVPPLQRQVIIVLTQLEGSGGFSIAHRLTHRLANSGGLHDWGPPSSTHYPPIENVSELHSPRMIT from the exons ATGGGTACAATTGCATCGGTACTTCAGTGGTATTGCATTCAGTGTAATTACTTGAATCCAACCGAAAGCGTACGATGCCTTAGGTGTCGAGTGTTTCGCAAAGTAAATAACGTCGATATTATTAACCATCAAATTCTCTCAACCAACGACAACATTCCCGTTTCGTCGTCATGCGTTCGAATGAAAGATGTGAATAG aAAACTAGTTTCAAACGATTGTCTGTTCCGAGTAAAAGACAGTCTAGCGCTTGCACACAAAAATatcaatagaaaaaaaatcgaacgatCCTTCGTTCACTCGCTCCCAGAACGCTGTTGCTGGAATCGTAAGCGGCACCATTCCCAGCCGAGCATCAATCGCAAATGGAATTGCCACCGGTGCCGTGCTTACAATCGTAGCGTGTCCTGGCACTGCATTAATTGTGAAGCTCTAAGTGTTATAGCCCCGGTATACAaggaaacgataaaaaaatctttgaCGCACGTTATTTGCAGAAACGAGCACCACGGCGCAAACTGTGGCCACGAGAAGTACATTCCCTTTGCCTCGGTCAGCATTAAAGCTTATCGCAGCATGGACCATGTCGGATCGGCACGGTGTAGTTTTTGTATCTACAATCAATTCAGCTTCGAAAGCGATACGACGCAGAAGTGCTGCTGTTGCGGAGAATCTCAATTATCGCACTGTATGAAAGCAAATTATGTTAACCTCGAACGCGAACGCGGTACGTTTAGCGGTACCACGACGATCACCAAGCGCACAGGCGGATTGATTGTGGTCCCTTCGACTACACCACAGCTCATTGATAATTCTACAACAAATGTGAGGCTCAAGGCTAATACTAAAACGAAAATGGCCATTCAATCAG CGCCGGAACCGATTTATGCAGTTATCAACAAAGAAGCTAAACGAAAAACCAAGCTAGCGAGTGATGCTGTAAATAACAATTCAACTGCCAGTAACATCACTCAACCTTTCACATCGAAGGACGCAGTACGCAGTGAAGATATAAACAATTCAGCAATAATAAGGTGCAAAAACGG GAAACCGGAAGATATCGAGGAAACTGGCATCAGCAATGCTGGCAATGAGAAGGTAGCTGCTAAATGTAAATACAACAAACAGCTTTCCAACTATAAATATAATTTAGATAAAG CAGCTAATTTCGATGGAGATAGTCGTGATATCTTTACGGTGATGGATGAATATAGTACGCATCAGAATTCCACCATTCGGGAACTAGATAATATACCTGCAATCGTTAAAGTTCCAATAGCAAGTTTTGAGCAAGATTTGGACGATGAGTGGTGTACGAAAC CATCTCAACTTACGGACGAGCAGGAATGGACTTGCAGGAAGTGCACGCTTGTCAATTCCAGCGGGTCACTCGCCTGTATTGCATGTGGAGGATCGAAACTGCGCAGCATTTGCAATGTGGAAGAAATGACGCTGAAAAAGGGCGAGTTCTGGACTTGCGTTAAATGCACCCTGAAGAATTCGATTGTGCAACATGACTGCAGTGCTTGTAAATCGGCTCGACCGATTCTGAAAGCTGCTAACGGGCAAGTGAACGAGTCGTTGGCCACCAATCGCCTGATACTGGGGCAGTGCGATGGACCATCCAACAGCAGTCGGTCCAGTTCCGCACCGCATCCGCTCGCCTCGTCAATCGACTCTGGTGCTATTCCAAAGCAAATGCCTGTGGCTGGTGGAAACGGCGGTGGAGGGATTATGATCAGTGGTAATGTGGCTAGCACTTCCGGTGGTTCGGCGGTTGTCGTCGCGCTTAAGCCTACGTCGGTGATGCAAGTGTCTATACCCAAGCGAACGTGGCAATGTCCAGCCTGTACGTTCGAGAACTCgcttgcgtgtgtggtttGCGATATCTGCTCGAGTCACCGGCACATTGATACCGGTGGGTTCATGtggcatcagcagcagcagaagcagaagaacAGTCGACTGGAGGAAAATCAGCGCCAGCTTGATGACTTGGAGGCGCTGAACCGTTGGAAGAGCATCATTGAGTACTGCGTTGAAAATGGGCAGGCTTTTGTGGACGACTCGTTTCCACCGGCTACCAAAAGCCTCTATTACCAGCCAGCGTCTAACAACGAGATTAATCCGGTCGCGCAATGGCGTCGACCGCATGACATATTTTGCGAGGGTGGACACCAGGCTACACCGCCCTGGGCCGTGTTTCGCACGCCATTACCTTCCGACATCTGCCAAGGGGTGTTAGGTAACTGCTGGTTGTTAAGCGCGTTGGCCGTGCTGGCCGAACGCGAGGATCTCGTGAAGGAGGTGCTGTTGACAAAGGAAATCTGCCCTCAGGGCGCTTACCAGGTGAAACTGTGCAAAGACGGTCGCTGGACGACGGTGCTCGTAGACGACTTGTTGCCGTGCGACAAGCGTGGCCACCTGGTGTACTCACAGGCGAAGAGAAAACAGCTTTGGGTGCCACTGATCGAAAAAGCGGTGGCTAAAATTCACGGCTGCTACGAAGCGCTGGTGTCCGGCCGTGCAATTGAAGGGCTAGCCACCTTGACCGGGGCACCTTGTGAGAGTATCCCGTTGCAGGCCAGTTCGCTGCCGATACCGAGCGAGGATGATTTAGACCGCGATCTGATTTGGGCACAGCTGCTCAGTTCCAGGTTAGTGAAGTTTCTAATGGGAGCCAGTTGTGGCGGCGGTAATATGAAGGTCGATGAAGACGAATACCAGCGAAAGGGACTACGGCCACGGCACGCCTACTCCGTGCTGGACGTCCGGGACATTAAAGGACACAGACTGTTGAAACTACGCAATCCCTGGGGACACTTTTCTTGGCAAG GGGATTGGTCAGATGATTCCGAGCTGTGGACAGATGAACTCAGAGATAGTCTGATGCCTCATGGCGGATCCGAAGGTGTATTTTGGATTTCTTTTGAGGACGTCCTCAG ATACTTTGATTGCATTGATATATGCAAGGTTCGTTCAGAATGGAACGAAGTACGTCTGTTTGGTACACTGCAACCCCTAAGAGCTTTATCGTGTGTGTTAATAACGGTACTCGAACCGACTGAGGCAGAATTCACTCTATTCCAAGAAGGGCAAAG AAATTCCGAAAAATCTCAACGATCCCAACTTGATCTCTGCGTTGTGTTGTTTCGCACAAGAAATCCGGCTAATCCGGAAGTAGGCCGTCTTGTGGAACACAGCAAAAGACAG GTTCGCGGTTTCGTTGGCTGTCATAAGATGTTGGAAACAGACTTGTATATGCTGGTTTGCCTCGCCTTCAACCATTGGCACACGGGAATTGATGATTTCATGCAATATCCACAATGCGTGTTGGCCATTCATAGCtctaagcgcctactagtcgAACAGATTACGCCGCCTCCGTTCCTTCTGGCAGATGCCATCATTAGCCTGACACTGGCCAAAGGACAACGGCATGAAGGACGTGAGGGCATGACTGCATACTATCTTACTAAG GGTTGGGCAGGATTAGTTGTGATGGTAGAGAATAGACATGAAAATAAGTGGATTCACGTAAAGTGCGACTGTCAAGAGAGTTACAATGTGGTGTCAACCCGAGGCGAATTGAAAACTGTCGATTCCGTGCCGCCCCTACAGCGTCAG GTCATTATCGTTCTAACACAATTAGAAGGTAGCGGAGGATTCAGTATAGCCCACCGTCTAACGCATCGGTTGGCGAACTCGGGTGGATTGCATGACTGGGGACCGCCGTCTTCCACACACTATCCTCCAATCGAAAACGTATCCGAGCTTCACTCGCCACGAATGATAACCTAG